In Blastocatellia bacterium, the DNA window CCCAATCCGCGTCGAGTTGGATCCGCTGACGGTGGAGGATTTCAAGCGCATTCTCACTGAGCCGAAGAACTCCCTCATCAAGCAGTACACGGCGCTTCTGGCGACTGAGGGGATCACGCTCGAATTCACGCCGGATGCTATTGATGCCATCGCCCAATTCGCCTACGCCGTGAACGAACAGACGGAGAACATCGGCGCGCGGCGCCTGCACACGATTATGGAGAAAGTGCTCGAAGACATCTCCTTCGAGGCGCCGGATTTGAAGGAGAAGCATCAGCGGATTGACGCCGAGTACGTGCGCCGCAAACTCACGGGCATCGTGCAGAATCAAGACCTCAGCCGCTACATCCTGTGACGATAGACCGGTGCATCGTCGGGCGACGCCGATTGGCTTCGTTGTTTCGCTCTCCCCTTCTCCTCCTCATGGGAGTGCTCGTCTCCGCCTGTGGAAAAGTCGGCGCGCCGCTTCCTCCGCTTCGCTCGCTTCCGGCTCGCCTCGAAGGCATGCGCGCCGAGCAGCAGGGCGATGTGATCCGGCTCATTCTGCCGCGCCCGAATCCGGAGGCGTTATCTGCTCGTGGGTTCGTCGTAGACCGCCTCGAGATCTATCGCGCTCTCGAGCCCCGAGGAGCCGTCGAAATCCCTTCGGAAGAATCGTTCTTCGAACGCGCGCGCCTCTTCGCCCTCCTCGATCGCCGGGAACTGGCGCGCTCGCCTGCCGAAGAGGTGCTCATCCTCGAGGACGGGCCGATCGAGGCGTTCGACCGCCGACGGCTCTATGCCGCGCGGTTGGTAGATACACGGGGACGATTCGGTCCGCTCTCGGACATCGTCGAGATCGAGCCCCAAGGCGATGTGCCCGTTCCCCCACACGCACTGAGTGCGACCGACGAAGCGCAAGGCCTCATTCGCATCACCTGGGCTCCCCCGACGCGCAACGTGGATGGTTCCACTCCGCCGAACGTCCTCGGATACAATGTCTACCGTCGCCGCGCGACCGATCCTCATTTCGGCTCGCCGCTCAACGGCACGACGCTCGTCACAGAGACGACGCTG includes these proteins:
- a CDS encoding fibronectin type III domain-containing protein, with translation MTIDRCIVGRRRLASLFRSPLLLLMGVLVSACGKVGAPLPPLRSLPARLEGMRAEQQGDVIRLILPRPNPEALSARGFVVDRLEIYRALEPRGAVEIPSEESFFERARLFALLDRRELARSPAEEVLILEDGPIEAFDRRRLYAARLVDTRGRFGPLSDIVEIEPQGDVPVPPHALSATDEAQGLIRITWAPPTRNVDGSTPPNVLGYNVYRRRATDPHFGSPLNGTTLVTETTLRDRDFQYETEYIYMVRAVAPARDGTLIESRDSTPIRFTPRDVFPPAPPEGVIAASAQGIISLFWTANPEPDVVGYYVYRAPSAEAPESAWVRLNARPHPLTTYRDQTVRPGERYAYRITAVDRAGNESRPSTIVVQEVL